A stretch of the Solanum dulcamara chromosome 6, daSolDulc1.2, whole genome shotgun sequence genome encodes the following:
- the LOC129893109 gene encoding uncharacterized protein LOC129893109, with protein MGNASSLLTQYDIEQVQEHCNHTFSQQEILSLYQRFCQLDRNGCGFVSGEEFLSVPEFAVNPLSQRLLRMIDGLNFKEFVAFLSAFSAHASLQQKVEFIFRVYDSDGNGKVAFNDMLQVLQDLTGPFIAEVQREQVLTRVLEEAGYSKDSSLVQSDFLKILGSSGLKMEVEIPVD; from the exons ATGGGCAATGCTTCTTCCTTACTGACTCAATATGACATTGAACAAGTTCAAGAACACTGCAAtcacacat TTTCACAGCAGGAGATTCTATCATTATACCAGAGGTTTTGTCAACTGGATAGAAATGGTTGTGGATTTGTCTCTGGAGAAGAGTTTCTTTCAGTGCCTGAATTTGCTGTCAATCCTCTTTCTCAG AGGCTATTAAGGATGATAGACGGGttaaatttcaaagaatttgTGGCTTTTCTATCAGCCTTTAGTGCTCATGCCAGTTTGCAACAAAAGGTTGAAT TTATTTTTAGGGTTTATGATTCTGATGGCAATGGAAAGGTGGCGTTCAATGATATGCTGCAGGTCTTACAAGATTTGACTGGACCATTTATAGCTGAGGTTCAAAGAGAG CAAGTTTTGACGCGTGTTCTTGAGGAAGCAGGATACAGCAAGGATTCTTCACTAGTCCAATCTGACTTCCTGAAG ATTCTTGGCAGCTCTGGTCTGAAGATGGAAGTTGAAATTCCAGTAGATTGA